CTTGGCATTAAGGAAAGCATCCCGCATCCGCGGAGCAGTCCTGCTCTGCTGCGGATTTTTTCCAAAGAGGATTTCAGCGATCTTTGTGAGCGGCTGAAAGCCGCTGTTCCCTCGTCTCCGATTGTCAGCCAGGTTTATCGCCTGACGGTCCGGGGTGAGCCAAGATGGTACAAAGCGGTGGCCCGCCCGATCTGGGGGTTGGATGAGGACGCCCCTCCCACACAGATCATTGGCAAATTTGTTGATAACGAGGAAGAGCAAAGTGCGCTGGAGATGCTCACACTGCAAGCCCGGCACGATGATCTGACCGGACTTTTGAACAGGAATTATGCGCACGACGAGATTGCGCAGCGCCTCTCCAATTTGAAAGAGACAGAATCCGGCGCCCTGATGGTTTTGGATCTGGATACTTTTAAAAATGTGAACGACAACTATGGTCACTCCTATGGGGACCAAATGCTGAAGGCCTTCGCGGAGCGGCTGAAGAGCAGCGTCCGCGCTTCGGATCTTGTGGCCCGCATCGGCGGCGATGAATTTTTGCTCTATATGGAATACAAGGAATCTGTCGAAAAGCTGGTGGAGCGCATTTTCCATACGGTGTCCGGCACTTACGGCGGGTTTGAGGTTTCGGTAAGTATCGGCGTCGCTCTGGCGCCCCAAAACGGCACGGTCTATGAGGAGCTGTTTCTCTGTGCGGACCAGGCGCTGTATGCCTGTAAGCAGGACGGGAGGAATCGGTGGCGGTTTTATGACGGCTCCATGCGGGGAATCCTGTCGTCCCATTCTCAGATGCCTTCCGGGGCAGCCGCAGAGGAGGAATCTGTATGAAAGCCGGTATAGTTAGGGGAATCGCCTCTATCCTGAGCGTCTCCCTGCTGCTTTTGGCCCTGGCGGGCTGCAGCCGGCAGGCGCCGGAGGGAAAAACCGTGATAAAAGTCCTTTATTCCAATAGCTTTCAGCAGCTGAAAACCCTGGTGGAGTCCACCTATGACGATATTGCCCTGCAAGTGGAGATTACACCCTATTCCAGCGAGCAGCTCCGGCGCCTCAACAGAGGCGTGGGGCCGGACCTGGTGATCATGCCGCAGCCTGATTCCAATCTGGTGCAGAAGTATCTGCTGGATATCAGCGATACAAAGGCCAGCGCGGCCTATGACGGCACGATTATGTCCTCCGCAAAGATAGATGGAAAAACGTATATGATCCCGCTGCCCGGTGTGTACAGCGGATATGTGGTCAATGAGACGCTGTTCAGGCAGGCCGGTCTGGCCTTGCCCAGCGATAACACGGAGCTGGTTGCCTCGCTTTCCAAATTAAAGGAAAAAGGGCTTGGCGTGGGGGAAGACGGCGTCAGTTTCTCCATCATGAGCGATTACAACACATCGGTGGGCCTGTTCTATGTGGGAAGCATGGTGCCTGATTTTCTTGGGACGGTCGAGGGGGTAAAGTGGCTGGCGGATTTAAAAAGCAAGCAGGCCTCCTTTACCGGCACCTGGGAGCAAAGCTTTACCCTGTCAGACGCCCTTGTGGACGCGGGTGTGATGGACCCAGCCGCAATCGCCCGCCAACGCAATTCTGTCCTCTGCCCGCAGCGCTTGAGCACCGGGACCCTTGCGGCCGCCTTTGGTGATTCCACCCTATACTGCGCAAGCATTGCCGGCAACCGGGAAGCCGCTGAGGCCGGCACCGCGGCGCCCTATTCCTACCGCATGCTCCCGCTTCTCAGCGACAAGGGAAATGCGTCATGGTTTCTCTTTTCTCCGTCCGCCCTTATGGGCGTAAATAAGACCATAAGCGAAGAAAAGCAGGACGCTTGCAAACGCATTCTGGATTTGCTTTCGACGCAGGATGGCCAGGACGCTCTGATTGCGGATCTGGGAGCGGGCAAGTCCTGCCTCACCGGTTATCAGCAGCAGGGGGAGCTGATTCCAAACGGTGTGGAGGAGCATGTGGAGTCGGGTTATATTTACAATGTTTTATTTCCAAGCAAAACCGTGGAATACCTGGGCGGCTATGCAAGAAACGTCATGGCCGGCAGCTGTACGGCGGAGGAGGCCTTGCAGGCAATTGATCAATTCTATCTTGCGGGCACAGACGAGTCCGAGTATGATTTTACGGTTATCGGAATGATGAGCCGTGATCTGCTGCTTGAAAGTTTCAATGTTCGCCGTAAAGAAACTGAACTTGGCAATTTTATAGCGGACTGCGTTGCCGACGTCTCCGGCGCCCCCATTGCAGTGGTCAATGGCGGAGGAATCCGGGCCAGCTTCTATCAGGGCGTGGTCTATGGCGGAGATCTCGCGGTGGTATGCCCCTTTGATAACCAGATCATTGTGCTGGAAATGAGGGGGCAAACCCTGTGGGATATGATAGAAAACGGCGTATCCACCTGCACCGAGGAGTTTCCCGGAGGACGGTTTTTGCAGGTGTCAGGGCTTCGCTATACCTTTGACAGCCGCAAACCGGCCGGCAGCCGGCTTACAGCTGTCACAACGCCGGATGGGGTGGCCCTGGATCGAAACGCAGTCTACCGGGTCGCGGTGACAGACTATATGGCAGGCGCCAAAACCTATGCCGAAGGGAACGGGGACGGATACACGATGCTCAATTATTATGACGACGGCACCCCGAAGGGCGCTGTGACGCTTGTAAAGGAAACCGGGCTGAATTACCGGGACGCCCTGTCACAGTATTTTGAACAGCATCGGGATACCGCCGTGGATGCAGCCCTGGAAGGCAGAATCAGCGATTTGGCACAGGAAAACTAATCAAACCTTGACCGCGAAAGGATGGGGGCCTTGAAGACTCTTACTGAAAAGAATCAAAAGCGCGGCATGCTGGTTTTTATTGCCGCGCTGCTTCTGATCGTCGCCATCCTTTGCGTGTTTGCGACGGCGATTTACAGGGGCGTATCAGACCGCACGGTGACAAATATCAGCGGGGTTTATCTGCAGGAAATGACCACGCAGATCAGCAGCCATTTCCAAACCAATCTGGGCAGCCAGTTTTCCCAGATTCGCACCATCACGGGCGCGATTGCAAAGGATGACCTGGCGGATGAAGCAAGCCTGAGAGAATTCTTGGCACAGGCGCGCACAGACAATGATTTTGCCCATATCGCCTTTATCAGCGACAAGGGAATTGCCTATTCACCGGAGGGGGCTGTGCCCGCGATGTCAAAAATCTCCGATCTTGACAAATTGCTGCTGGGCTCCGGAGAACTGATCTCTGTCAATGAATCCATTTGGGAAAGCGGTACGATCCTGCTTGGGACCTCCCTGACTCCCGTGCAGTTCCAGGACAGTCAATTGGTCGCCGTAATCGTTGGGATCCACGCTTCCGATATCGGATTAAAACTTGGTCTGGACAGCAGGAAAGAGACAAACTCCTATACCAATATCGTGACCTCAGATGGAGACTTTGTGATCAAGAGCGCCTTTTCAGAAGAGGTTTTGCAAGGGACCAATTTGTTCACCATATATGAGCAGCAGGCAAGCTTTGACAGGGGCTATGATTTGCAGTCCTTCCGCGCTGCAATCGACGCCGGGGAAAGCGGCATGACGCTGTTGAACATCGGAACCCATCATGTATACCTGTATTATATGCCGATCCCCGGAACGGATTGGTACATGGTGACCAGCATGGCGTATGAGACAGTGAACAGCCAAATTGTCTATTTGAGTCAATTCATGGCGGCTGTAGGCGTGGGAATCTTCTGCATCGTGCTTGTCACAGTACTGGTCTTCTTTTTCGCGCTGCGGAACAGCGAAAAGCGCAGCCATGCGCTGCTGATGATGGAAAAGGAGCGGGCGGAGACGGCAAGCCGGGCGAAAAGCGACTTTTTGTCCCAAATGTCCCATGAGATCCGGACTCCGCTCAACGGCATTCTTGGGATGGTGGAGATCGGGAAAAACCATATCGACGAACCCGGCCGGATGCGCAACTGCCTGGACAAGATCACTCTTTCGTCAAAACACCTTCTCTCACTGATCAACGATATCCTTGACATGTCCAAAATTGAAAGCGGCAAGGTTGAGCTGCATTCCGAGCGGTTTGACCTGGGCCAGCTTCTGAAGATGCTGACCACTGTGTTCTACGTACAGTCGGTCAAAAAACAAATTGATTTTAAAATTTTCCTTCGCGGCGAGATTGCAGAGCACCTGGTCGGCGACTCGCTTCGGCTGAATCAGATCCTGACCAATCTGATCTCAAATGCCTTGAAATTTACGCCGGAACACGGGCGGGTCAATTTGTGCGTGGAAGAGCTGCGGCGGGATGGGGACAGGATATGGCTCCGCTTTGAGGTCAAGGATACCGGCCGCGGAATCGCCCCGGAGAATATGGACCGCATCTTTGAGGCCTTCATCCAGGAAAACAGCGGGATTGTCCGTCAATACGGCGGCACCGGCCTTGGACTCCCCATCACCAAAAGCTTCGCGGAGCTGATGGGCGGATCGATTGTCGTCACAAGCGAAGTGGGTGTGGGCAGCGTCTTCACCGTCGATTTGCCTTTTGCGCCCGATGGCGCGGGGGAACGCGCGGAGCGCTGCGGAAGCGGCCAGCGTGTTTTGGTTGTAAATCAGGCCGCGGAACCGAAAGCACATCTTGCCGAAGTGCTGGAGAAAGAAAACTTCCGGGTGGATTGTGCATCTGAGGAGGAGGCCGCCCTGCTGGCGGTCCAGACGGCCGCGCGAAGCGGCTCCCCTTACGAACTGTGTTTTGTAACGTGGGATGTCTTTCGGGAGATGCGGCAGTTTACCGCCAATATCCGGCAAAATACAGGCAGCGGCGGCCTGAAGATCATTCTGGCGGGACAGGATCAGGAGGAGCTGGACGACGCCGCAGAAGGCTGCGGCGCAGACGCCACTTTGTGTCTGCCCGTATTTCACTCCGGCATTGCGGAGGTTATGGCGAAACTGGCGGGGCAGGACCATAACCGGCCGCAGGCGGAGCAGTCCGACATACTGGCCGGCGCACAGGTTTTGGTGGCGGAAGACAACGAGATCAATCTGGAAATCACCGATGCCCTGCTGCAAGACGCCGGAGCCATTGTCACCAAGGCCCGGAATGGCCAGGAGGCCGTCGCACGGTTTTCCGAAGCGCCGGAGGGCTTCTACCATCTGATTCTGATGGATATCCAGATGCCGGTAATGGATGGCTACAGCGCGACACAGGCCATCCGCGCCCTTCCCCGTTCCGATGCCAAAAGCACCATCATTATTGCCATGACGGCAAACTCTTTCCATGAGGATGTGCAGAAATGCCTGGACAGCGGCATGAATGCGCACATAGCAAAGCCCTTTGTGATGAATGACATTACCGGTACTTACGCAGCGGTTTTGAAAAGGCCGGCAGAACCCAGGCAAAGTCCTTGCCCATGTGACGGGCATTAACAACAGAATGTGCGGCGGAGAAAGGCGGAGATCCATTGATGCTGATGTATGAAAGGGTGTTCCAGATTCTGAAAAACAAAATTGAGAGCGGACTGCTGCCAGAGGGAACAAGCCTTCCCTCCCGCGCCGATTTGTGCCTAAAGTTTCGCACTTCAGAAAAAACGGTCCGCCGGGTGTTGTCCATGCTGGAGAAGGAGGGGCTCATTGAAACATCTCAGCGGAAACGCCCCGTGGTGAGAGCCAGCCGAACCGCCGGCCACAGGACGACCATGCTTGCTCTTGAAAAAATAGACAGGGATGTCACAAACGATGTCTTGAAAACAGGTGTTCTTCTGTGCTATCCGGTGATCAAAAAGGGAATCTCGGCTTGTAAGCAGGAGGACCTGAAAATCCCGCGCAGGATTCTGGACAATATGGAAATCGCCAGCGCACCGCAGTTTTGGAAATTATCCAAGCGGTTCTTCCGTTTTTTTGTCGCCCGAAACGAGAATTCTTTAATTTTACAGGCCGTTGACAGCCTGGGGCTTACCGACCTGGGGCCGCTGCACGACGACATTGCACTCAGAAGCAGGTACTGCATGCAGGTGCGGGAGTTTATGCGGGTCCTTGAGGCGGGCGGCGCACCGGAAAGCGTTCATTTTGACGATATGTCCGGCTTGTACGGAATGGAGGACGGCACAGCCCCGACTTTCAATCTTGCGCCCGACTCCGCTGTCCTCCTTGGCAGAAAGCGGCTTGAAAAGCTGATGGAAGCCTCTGAGGTAAGATATTCCGCCGTATATATGGATATTGTCGGACTGATTGCCGCCGGCCGCTATCGGCGGGGAGATCGGCTTCCAAATCACAAAGAGCTCCAAAAAATCTATGGCGTCAGCGCGGATACCACCGCCAAAGCAATACAGACCTTGAAGGAATGGGGCGTCGTAAAGGCGGTTCGCGGCGACGGCATCTATGTTGAAATGGACCAAAACGATATCCAGAAGGTGCAGGTTCCGCCCCGTTTGATCGCTTACCATGTCCGGCGGTATCTGGACACGCTGGAATTGTTGACGCTGACCGTGGAGGGCGCCGCCGTTTGCGCTGCCGCAAACATCACCCTGCCGGAGGTCCGGGCGGTAAGCGCCGAAATCAGCCGCCTGTGGAATGAGGAGTATCTGTACGGTCGCACGCCGGCCATCCTCCTGGATTTTATCACCAAGCATCTTGGGATCAAAGCCTTGGGCACCATCTACGCTCTGCTGCAAAAAAACCTCCGAATCGGCCGCAGCATCCCGGGGCTGCTGACCACGGAAAAGACGCCGGTGAACTGCAAAATCCATGAGCAGTGCGCGGAGGCGGTTGAGGCTCTTTCCGCCGGCACTCATGAGCTCTTCTCCCGGAAAACCGCGCAGGCGTTTGAGAGCATCTACCGGCTGACGATTGAGGAGTGCAGGCGGCTCGGCTATTATGAGGTCGCAATGCAGGTCTACGATGGAAGCGCGCTGTGGAAATAAAATTGAAACGGAACAGCCCTTCCGGGAAAGGAGTCGAACCGCTTGAAACCGATCAACAAAAAGCAGCTGCATACCATTTTGCTGCTGTTGCTTTATGTGACAGCCGTCACAATCAGCATTTTCTATGCTGTCTCCTATTTTATGAGCAATTCCACCGAACGCGGCCTGCTTGCTTTTGAGCGTTTTTCAGAGCAGATCACATATCGGGTCTCCGACCACCTGAGCAAATACACCGAACAGATGATTTTGCTGAAAAGCGAGCTCATTGACCGCCAGGTTACGGAGTTGGATGAGATTCATCACACTTTTCAGCGCTATATTGACAACTCCGCCCTGAAAGGAATCGGCTTCGTGCTTGACGACGGCACCGCCCGCTCTTATACCGGTGAAATGGAGGTGTTTGACCACCCCATCGATGTTCTGGACGTACACAATTATCCCTATACGGTTACGCTGTCTCAAAATGCCGTGAACGGCGAGGATGAACTGCTGTTCCGCATCTTGTGGGATCGGCAGGGGGATTCCTCCGCCGTCGCCATTTACGGCTATTTGCCGATGAGCACGATTTCGGATCTTCTTAAAGATACGACATACGGAAACGCGGGCGCTTTTGTCTCCATTGTCGACCACGAGGGCAACCATCTGTGGAACAGCTCCAACACGCTTGAGAATAAAGAGGGGCACAACGTCATTCAGGACCTGGAGGTTTACGATCTGACTGGCGGCGCCACGGCTCAGGAAGTCGCCACGCGGCTGAATCTTCAGCTTTCCGGCCTGGTAACCTACACGGCGTATGGGGATGAGCGGGTGATGTTTTACGAGCCGATGGGCTATAATTACTGGACTTTACTGACCATTACCCCCCGCGCTTCTGTGCTGAATACGGAAAATGAGGTTAAGATGATCCTTGTTTTGACCGCGGGGATCCTTGCCATTGTGGTCGCTGCCGTGTGGTTCATTTATAAGAACCGGAAAATGCAGCTGGCGCTGGCCGTTGCGCAGCGGGAAAGTATTTTCAAAGGTCAGTTCCTTTCGAATGTCTCCCATGAGATCCGCACACCGCTCAACGGCATCTCCGGAACCCTCCATCTTCTGAAAAACGGCGGGGCGGACCCATCCAAACAAAGGGAATATCTGCTCCGAATGGAGGACTCGGTGCAGCAGCTTACGGAAATCGTAAATGATGTGCTGGACATGGCGAAAATTGAAAACGGCAGTGTGGATGTGCGGCCGGAGCGCTTTGACCTGCGCAAGCTGAGCGAGAAAACATCACACATATTTGACGCCGCCGTTCAGGAGAAAGGGATCTCGCTTCATGTGGACCTCTCCGGGCTGGAGAACCGTTTTTATGTGGGAGATGCAAGAAAGATTCAGCAGATTCTGACCAATCTGCTCTCCAACGCGGTGAAGTTTACCAGTCAGGGCTCCGTTACCCTTTCGCTGTCAGAGGACCGCAGCGGCGAAATCCGCATTCTTGTCTCCGACACCGGCTGCGGCATGACCAAAGAATTCCAGGAAATCCTGTTCCAGCCCTTTACGCAGGAGGATACGACCTATGGCCGGACCCAGACCGGAACCGGGCTGGGTATGGCGATTATTTCACAACTGGTCTGCCTTTTGCAGGGCACGATTTCAGTTCAATCGGAGCCGGACAAAGGGACAACTTTTACGGTAGTGCTTCCCCTGCGCCCAGATCCCGATCAGACCGTGCAGACGGCGAAGCCCGCGCCCCCGCAGGCTTCTCTTGCCGGGATTCACATTCTTATGGCAGAGGACAATGAAATCAACTCGATGATCGCGGAGGAACTGTTGACACAGGCTGGCGCGGACGTGAAAACGGTGGAAAACGGCCAGCTGGCGGTGGACTATTTCCTGGATCCCTCTTCCGAGCCTGTTGATTTGATTTTGATGGATATCCGGATGCCGGTAATGGACGGATTGGAAGCGACACGCCGTATACGCGCCTCCGGCCACCCACGCGCCAAAAGCATCCCGATCCTGGCGCTCACGGCAAACGGACTGGAGAGAGACAACAAAGAGATTTTAGACGCCGGGATGAACAGGCGGCTCTCCAAGCCTCTTTCCGTTCAGCTGCTGTATGAAACCATTCAAACCTATGCAAAGGGGAATGAAAGATGAAAAGGGAAGTAAGCCGGATACTTTGCCTTGGTGCGGCGGTCTGCTTATTCCTGGGCCCCTGCACGGGCTTTGCCCGGTATTGCAGTATGGCGGCCAGGTCCAGCTGTATCAGTGCGCAGGGGCAAATTCAAAACAACCTTGAATCCACCCTGAATCTGCTCAAGGTGATATCCGGGGAGCCGTGGATGCTGCCAGGAGACATCCCATACCAGCAAAAGGCCGAACACCTGGACCATTATAATGAGATCTGGGGCTATCAGATGATCCGGGCAGTGGATACGAGCGGCGGGGTCTACCGCGCCGACCACGAAGAGGCGGTATCCAATCTGAACAGCCGGGAATACATTCAGGCCCTGTGGGTCACCAATGAGCCGCAGATTACAGATGTTTTCCTGGCCGGCGCGGACGGCACCACGCTCAACTATACGGTTGCGGTCGCGGTTGATGGCGATGCGAAGAACAACGGCGCGGTATTCGCCGCGATTTACGACAGCAAGATGCGTGCCATTTTGGCATCCCAACCGATGCACACGATTTTGCTGGGGAAAAGCCAGCAGTGCATGTCAGGCAACGATGAAGACTCCCTGGGCGCCACCCTGGAGTCCAGACTGGAGGGCAAAAAGATCATAGGCGAAAGTCTGGAGTCCGCTTTGCTTCGGGTTAAAAGCGAGACCAGCGGAACCATATGGTTTCTTGACGGGCTTATACCGACCTGCTATGCGTTCGAAACGGTGGGCCTGGAAAGCGGATGGGTGGT
This window of the Dysosmobacter acutus genome carries:
- a CDS encoding hybrid sensor histidine kinase/response regulator, translating into MLVFIAALLLIVAILCVFATAIYRGVSDRTVTNISGVYLQEMTTQISSHFQTNLGSQFSQIRTITGAIAKDDLADEASLREFLAQARTDNDFAHIAFISDKGIAYSPEGAVPAMSKISDLDKLLLGSGELISVNESIWESGTILLGTSLTPVQFQDSQLVAVIVGIHASDIGLKLGLDSRKETNSYTNIVTSDGDFVIKSAFSEEVLQGTNLFTIYEQQASFDRGYDLQSFRAAIDAGESGMTLLNIGTHHVYLYYMPIPGTDWYMVTSMAYETVNSQIVYLSQFMAAVGVGIFCIVLVTVLVFFFALRNSEKRSHALLMMEKERAETASRAKSDFLSQMSHEIRTPLNGILGMVEIGKNHIDEPGRMRNCLDKITLSSKHLLSLINDILDMSKIESGKVELHSERFDLGQLLKMLTTVFYVQSVKKQIDFKIFLRGEIAEHLVGDSLRLNQILTNLISNALKFTPEHGRVNLCVEELRRDGDRIWLRFEVKDTGRGIAPENMDRIFEAFIQENSGIVRQYGGTGLGLPITKSFAELMGGSIVVTSEVGVGSVFTVDLPFAPDGAGERAERCGSGQRVLVVNQAAEPKAHLAEVLEKENFRVDCASEEEAALLAVQTAARSGSPYELCFVTWDVFREMRQFTANIRQNTGSGGLKIILAGQDQEELDDAAEGCGADATLCLPVFHSGIAEVMAKLAGQDHNRPQAEQSDILAGAQVLVAEDNEINLEITDALLQDAGAIVTKARNGQEAVARFSEAPEGFYHLILMDIQMPVMDGYSATQAIRALPRSDAKSTIIIAMTANSFHEDVQKCLDSGMNAHIAKPFVMNDITGTYAAVLKRPAEPRQSPCPCDGH
- a CDS encoding GntR family transcriptional regulator; its protein translation is MLMYERVFQILKNKIESGLLPEGTSLPSRADLCLKFRTSEKTVRRVLSMLEKEGLIETSQRKRPVVRASRTAGHRTTMLALEKIDRDVTNDVLKTGVLLCYPVIKKGISACKQEDLKIPRRILDNMEIASAPQFWKLSKRFFRFFVARNENSLILQAVDSLGLTDLGPLHDDIALRSRYCMQVREFMRVLEAGGAPESVHFDDMSGLYGMEDGTAPTFNLAPDSAVLLGRKRLEKLMEASEVRYSAVYMDIVGLIAAGRYRRGDRLPNHKELQKIYGVSADTTAKAIQTLKEWGVVKAVRGDGIYVEMDQNDIQKVQVPPRLIAYHVRRYLDTLELLTLTVEGAAVCAAANITLPEVRAVSAEISRLWNEEYLYGRTPAILLDFITKHLGIKALGTIYALLQKNLRIGRSIPGLLTTEKTPVNCKIHEQCAEAVEALSAGTHELFSRKTAQAFESIYRLTIEECRRLGYYEVAMQVYDGSALWK
- a CDS encoding extracellular solute-binding protein — its product is MKAGIVRGIASILSVSLLLLALAGCSRQAPEGKTVIKVLYSNSFQQLKTLVESTYDDIALQVEITPYSSEQLRRLNRGVGPDLVIMPQPDSNLVQKYLLDISDTKASAAYDGTIMSSAKIDGKTYMIPLPGVYSGYVVNETLFRQAGLALPSDNTELVASLSKLKEKGLGVGEDGVSFSIMSDYNTSVGLFYVGSMVPDFLGTVEGVKWLADLKSKQASFTGTWEQSFTLSDALVDAGVMDPAAIARQRNSVLCPQRLSTGTLAAAFGDSTLYCASIAGNREAAEAGTAAPYSYRMLPLLSDKGNASWFLFSPSALMGVNKTISEEKQDACKRILDLLSTQDGQDALIADLGAGKSCLTGYQQQGELIPNGVEEHVESGYIYNVLFPSKTVEYLGGYARNVMAGSCTAEEALQAIDQFYLAGTDESEYDFTVIGMMSRDLLLESFNVRRKETELGNFIADCVADVSGAPIAVVNGGGIRASFYQGVVYGGDLAVVCPFDNQIIVLEMRGQTLWDMIENGVSTCTEEFPGGRFLQVSGLRYTFDSRKPAGSRLTAVTTPDGVALDRNAVYRVAVTDYMAGAKTYAEGNGDGYTMLNYYDDGTPKGAVTLVKETGLNYRDALSQYFEQHRDTAVDAALEGRISDLAQEN
- a CDS encoding ATP-binding protein — encoded protein: MKPINKKQLHTILLLLLYVTAVTISIFYAVSYFMSNSTERGLLAFERFSEQITYRVSDHLSKYTEQMILLKSELIDRQVTELDEIHHTFQRYIDNSALKGIGFVLDDGTARSYTGEMEVFDHPIDVLDVHNYPYTVTLSQNAVNGEDELLFRILWDRQGDSSAVAIYGYLPMSTISDLLKDTTYGNAGAFVSIVDHEGNHLWNSSNTLENKEGHNVIQDLEVYDLTGGATAQEVATRLNLQLSGLVTYTAYGDERVMFYEPMGYNYWTLLTITPRASVLNTENEVKMILVLTAGILAIVVAAVWFIYKNRKMQLALAVAQRESIFKGQFLSNVSHEIRTPLNGISGTLHLLKNGGADPSKQREYLLRMEDSVQQLTEIVNDVLDMAKIENGSVDVRPERFDLRKLSEKTSHIFDAAVQEKGISLHVDLSGLENRFYVGDARKIQQILTNLLSNAVKFTSQGSVTLSLSEDRSGEIRILVSDTGCGMTKEFQEILFQPFTQEDTTYGRTQTGTGLGMAIISQLVCLLQGTISVQSEPDKGTTFTVVLPLRPDPDQTVQTAKPAPPQASLAGIHILMAEDNEINSMIAEELLTQAGADVKTVENGQLAVDYFLDPSSEPVDLILMDIRMPVMDGLEATRRIRASGHPRAKSIPILALTANGLERDNKEILDAGMNRRLSKPLSVQLLYETIQTYAKGNER